In Scyliorhinus torazame isolate Kashiwa2021f chromosome 18, sScyTor2.1, whole genome shotgun sequence, the following are encoded in one genomic region:
- the wfikkn2a gene encoding WAP, Kazal, immunoglobulin, Kunitz and NTR domain-containing protein 2 isoform X2: MHILRVFVLAVCCWICSARSTVRFSGQCVAGTSCLSSVLFQPTGGHYGVSVVVQQLDCETFEKCCPNVCGLKSCVAARYMAIKGRKGPVGMPRGATCDRFMCVQQGSECDIWDGQPVCKCKDRCEKEPHFTCASDGLTYYNKCYMDAEACTKGITLTVVTCTHQVTWPHTSPTPLQTTSHPTTADSLTTSQDVLPPALLSNPVHQSTYVGGTVSFLCDVSGRPRPEITWEKELDGRENIIMRPNHVNGNVVVTNIGQLVIYNAQLQDVGIYTCTARNPGGFLRANFPLSVIKREDLMRQNSENTTQIPATECLKQPDREICGEHQIRWYYDSKKNNCFTFNYGRCDGNMNHFETYEACMSTCMNEPVNICNLPALQGPCKVWDPRWAYNSLMKQCQSFIYGGCGGNENNFESRETCEEICPYPRSQQCKVCKPRFKIVTSYCKSDYVIVGRITELTEETDSGRALFTVDRVLKDEKMGLQFFGSEVLEITLLNMDWSCPCPNMTTEDGPLIVMGDVHNGMAVLQPHSFVRTVNEKRIKKLFEVKDKKTCDLLRELTGLQ, from the exons ATGCACATTCTTCGTGTCTTTGTGCTGGCTGTTTGCTGCTGGATCTGTTCTGCCCGATCGACTGTGCGATTCAGCGGTCAGTGTGTGGCAGGCACTAGCTGCCTGTCTTCAGTATTATTCCAACCCACTGGTGGACATTATGGAGTGTCTGTTGTtgtacagcagctg GATTGTGAAACTTTTGAGAAGTGTTGCCCTAACGTGTGTGGGTTGAAGAGCTGTGTTGCCGCCAGGTACATGGCTATTAAAGGAAGAAAGGGACCGGTTGGGATGCCCAGAGGAGCCACTTGTGACCGCTTCATGTGTGTCCAGCAGGGCTCCGAATGTGATATCTGGGATGGACAACCTGTGTGCAAATGCAAGGACAGGTGTGAGAAGGAACCGCACTTCACCTGTGCCTCCGATGGGCTGACCTACTACAACAAGTGCTATATGGATGCTGAGGCATGCACCAAGGGAATCACACTGACTGTGGTCACCTGCACCCATCAGGTCACCTGGCCACACACTAGCCCCACGCCCTTGCAGACCACTTCTCACCCCACAACTGCTGACTCACTCACCACCTCCCAGGATGTGCTGCCTCCTGCCCTGCTCTCCAATCCTGTGCATCAGTCCACATATGTGGGAGGCACAGTGAGTTTCCTTTGTGATGTCAGTGGAAGACCCAGACCTGAGATCACTTGGGAGAAGGAGCTGGATGGGAGGGAGAATATCATCATGAGGCCCAATCACGTCAACGGAAATGTGGTTGTTACCAACATTGGGCAGCTGGTAATTTACAACGCTCAACTACAAGATGTTGGGATCTACACCTGCACAGCCAGGAATCCTGGAGGCTTCTTAAGGGCAAACTTCCCCCTATCAGTGATCAagagggaagatctgatgaggcAGAACTCTGAAAACACAACTCAGATCCCAGCCACCGAGTGTTTGAAACAGCCTGACAGAGAGATCTGTGGAGAGCATCAAATCAGGTGGTATTATGACTCCAAGAAAAACAACTGCTTCACCTTTAATTATGGGCGCTGTGATGGGAACATGAACCACTTTGAAACCTATGAGGCTTGTATGTCAACCTGCATGAACGAACCTGTCAACATCTGCAATCTGCCAGCTTTGCAGGGCCCCTGTAAAGTGTGGGATCCACGATGGGCTTATAACAGCCTGATGAAGCAGTGCCAGAGTTTCATCTATGGAGGCTGTGGTGGGAATGAAAACAATTTTGAAAGCAGAGAGACCTGCGAGGAGATCTGCCCTTATCCTAGGAGCCAGCAATGCAAAGTCTGCAAACCACGCTTCAAGATAGTGACCAGCTACTGCAAGAGTGACTACGTGATAGTTGGGCGCATAACTGAATTGACAGAAGAGACAGATTCTGGCCGTGCATTGTTTACTGTGGATAGAGTCCTGAAGGATGAAAAGATGGGACTTCAGTTCTTTGGCAGTGAGGTCCTGGAGATCACTCTGTTAAACATGGACTGGAGTTGCCCATGTCCCAATATGACCACAGAAGATGGTCCTCTCATTGTTATGGGGGATGTCCACAATGGAATGGCTGTACTCCAGCCCCACAGTTTTGTAAGGACTGTGAATGAGAAACGGATCAAGAAACTGTTTGAGGTCAAGGATAAGAAAACCTGTGACCTTTTGAGGGAGCTGACAGGACTTCAATAG
- the wfikkn2a gene encoding WAP, Kazal, immunoglobulin, Kunitz and NTR domain-containing protein 2 isoform X1, protein MRWIVLAGRMWMSLAPVLFALLPLPIENVAVSRMKYTHAGICPNEMTPSLWVDAQSTCSRECETDQDCETFEKCCPNVCGLKSCVAARYMAIKGRKGPVGMPRGATCDRFMCVQQGSECDIWDGQPVCKCKDRCEKEPHFTCASDGLTYYNKCYMDAEACTKGITLTVVTCTHQVTWPHTSPTPLQTTSHPTTADSLTTSQDVLPPALLSNPVHQSTYVGGTVSFLCDVSGRPRPEITWEKELDGRENIIMRPNHVNGNVVVTNIGQLVIYNAQLQDVGIYTCTARNPGGFLRANFPLSVIKREDLMRQNSENTTQIPATECLKQPDREICGEHQIRWYYDSKKNNCFTFNYGRCDGNMNHFETYEACMSTCMNEPVNICNLPALQGPCKVWDPRWAYNSLMKQCQSFIYGGCGGNENNFESRETCEEICPYPRSQQCKVCKPRFKIVTSYCKSDYVIVGRITELTEETDSGRALFTVDRVLKDEKMGLQFFGSEVLEITLLNMDWSCPCPNMTTEDGPLIVMGDVHNGMAVLQPHSFVRTVNEKRIKKLFEVKDKKTCDLLRELTGLQ, encoded by the exons ATGAGGTGGATTGTGTTGGCTGGGagaatgtggatgtcgctggcaccAGTTCTGTTCGCCCTCCTTCCTTTACCTATTGAGAATGTGGCGGTATCACGGATGAAGTATACGCACGCTGGCATCTGTCCCAATGAGATGACGCCCAGTCTGTGGGTTGATGCCCAGAGCACCTGCTCCCGGGAGTGTGAGACCGACCAG GATTGTGAAACTTTTGAGAAGTGTTGCCCTAACGTGTGTGGGTTGAAGAGCTGTGTTGCCGCCAGGTACATGGCTATTAAAGGAAGAAAGGGACCGGTTGGGATGCCCAGAGGAGCCACTTGTGACCGCTTCATGTGTGTCCAGCAGGGCTCCGAATGTGATATCTGGGATGGACAACCTGTGTGCAAATGCAAGGACAGGTGTGAGAAGGAACCGCACTTCACCTGTGCCTCCGATGGGCTGACCTACTACAACAAGTGCTATATGGATGCTGAGGCATGCACCAAGGGAATCACACTGACTGTGGTCACCTGCACCCATCAGGTCACCTGGCCACACACTAGCCCCACGCCCTTGCAGACCACTTCTCACCCCACAACTGCTGACTCACTCACCACCTCCCAGGATGTGCTGCCTCCTGCCCTGCTCTCCAATCCTGTGCATCAGTCCACATATGTGGGAGGCACAGTGAGTTTCCTTTGTGATGTCAGTGGAAGACCCAGACCTGAGATCACTTGGGAGAAGGAGCTGGATGGGAGGGAGAATATCATCATGAGGCCCAATCACGTCAACGGAAATGTGGTTGTTACCAACATTGGGCAGCTGGTAATTTACAACGCTCAACTACAAGATGTTGGGATCTACACCTGCACAGCCAGGAATCCTGGAGGCTTCTTAAGGGCAAACTTCCCCCTATCAGTGATCAagagggaagatctgatgaggcAGAACTCTGAAAACACAACTCAGATCCCAGCCACCGAGTGTTTGAAACAGCCTGACAGAGAGATCTGTGGAGAGCATCAAATCAGGTGGTATTATGACTCCAAGAAAAACAACTGCTTCACCTTTAATTATGGGCGCTGTGATGGGAACATGAACCACTTTGAAACCTATGAGGCTTGTATGTCAACCTGCATGAACGAACCTGTCAACATCTGCAATCTGCCAGCTTTGCAGGGCCCCTGTAAAGTGTGGGATCCACGATGGGCTTATAACAGCCTGATGAAGCAGTGCCAGAGTTTCATCTATGGAGGCTGTGGTGGGAATGAAAACAATTTTGAAAGCAGAGAGACCTGCGAGGAGATCTGCCCTTATCCTAGGAGCCAGCAATGCAAAGTCTGCAAACCACGCTTCAAGATAGTGACCAGCTACTGCAAGAGTGACTACGTGATAGTTGGGCGCATAACTGAATTGACAGAAGAGACAGATTCTGGCCGTGCATTGTTTACTGTGGATAGAGTCCTGAAGGATGAAAAGATGGGACTTCAGTTCTTTGGCAGTGAGGTCCTGGAGATCACTCTGTTAAACATGGACTGGAGTTGCCCATGTCCCAATATGACCACAGAAGATGGTCCTCTCATTGTTATGGGGGATGTCCACAATGGAATGGCTGTACTCCAGCCCCACAGTTTTGTAAGGACTGTGAATGAGAAACGGATCAAGAAACTGTTTGAGGTCAAGGATAAGAAAACCTGTGACCTTTTGAGGGAGCTGACAGGACTTCAATAG